One region of Populus trichocarpa isolate Nisqually-1 chromosome 4, P.trichocarpa_v4.1, whole genome shotgun sequence genomic DNA includes:
- the LOC7479044 gene encoding pentatricopeptide repeat-containing protein At3g53700, chloroplastic: MAFTSTLKYHTWFPFHHHLASHKPTSNSTLSFATTNHEPLTTTTNSATRLSPNFTPTQLLHSLRREEDSSAVIHLFYWASKQPNFKPSSSIFKEVLHKLGKAGEFDAMKDILKEMKISLSVIDNDSLLVFIESYASFGLYNEILQFVDAMEVEFGVVANTHFYNFLLNVLVDGNKLKLVEIAHSNMVSRGIRPDVSTFNILIKALCRAHQIRPAILLMEEMEDFGLLPDEKTFTTIMQGFIEEGNLDGAMRVKEQMVEAGCVVTNVTVNVLVNGFCKEGRIEEALRFIEEMSLREGFFPDKYTFNMLVNGLSKTGHVKHALEVMDMMLREGFDPDIYTYNSLISGLCKLGEVDEAVKVLNQMIERDCSPNTVTYNTIISTLCKENQVEEATKLALVLTGKGILPDVCTYNSLIQGLCLSRNHTVAMELYKEMKTKGCHPDEFTYNMLIDSLCFRGKLQEALNLLKEMEVSGCARNVITYNTLIDGFCKNKRIAEAEEIFDQMELQGVSRNSVTYNTLIDGLCKSERVEEASQLMDQMIMEGLRPDKFTYNSLLTYFCKAGDIKKAADIVQTMASDGCEPDIVTYGTLIAGLCKAGRVEAATKLLRTIQMKGINLTPHAYNPVIQALFRRKRSKEAVRLFREMIEKAEAPDAVTYKIVFRGLCQGGGPIGEAVDFVMEMLERGYVPEFSSFYMLAEGLFSLAMVGTLIKLIDMVMEKAKFSDNEVTMIRGFLKISKYQDALATLGGILDSRKPNRAYR, from the coding sequence ATGGCTTTCACTTCCACTCTCAAGTACCACACTTGGTTTCCCTTCCACCACCACCTCGCCTCTCACAAACCCACCTCCAATTCCACTCTTTCTTTTGCTACCACTAACCATGAGCCGCTCACCACGACCACCAACTCAGCAACCCGTCTATCTCCCAATTTCACTCCAACCCAACTCCTCCACTCCCTTCGCCGCGAAGAAGACTCCTCCGCCGTGATTCACCTGTTTTACTGGGCCTCAAAGCAGCCAAATTTCAAGCCCAGTTCATCCATCTTCAAGGAAGTTCTTCATAAACTTGGTAAAGCAGGTGAATTTGATGCAATGAAAGAcatcttgaaagaaatgaagaTTTCTTTGTCTGTCATTGATAATGACtctttacttgtttttattgaaagttATGCCAGTTTTGGATTATATAATGAGATTCTTCAGTTTGTTGATGCGATGGAAGTTGAATTTGGGGTAGTGGCGAATAcccatttttataatttcttgttgAATGTTCTTGTTGATGGAAATAAGTTGAAGTTAGTGGAAATTGCGCATTCTAATATGGTTAGTAGAGGAATTAGGCCTGATGTTTcgacttttaatattttaattaaagctTTGTGTAGAGCTCATCAAATTAGGCCAGCCATTTTGTTGATGGAGGAGATGGAAGATTTTGGTTTGTTGCCGGACGAGAAAACGTTTACTACTATAATGCAAGGGTTTATTGAGGAAGGGAACTTAGATGGTGCGATGAGAGTGAAAGAGCAAATGGTGGAAGCTGGATGTGTTGTGACTAATGTGACTGTTAATGTTTTGGTTAATGGGTTTTGCAAAGAGGGAAGGATTGAGGAGGCGTTGAGGTTCATAGAAGAGATGTCGTTGAGGGAGGGATTTTTTCCGGATAAGTATACCTTTAATATGTTGGTTAATGGGTTGAGTAAGACAGGTCATGTTAAGCATGCTTTAGAGGTTATGGATATGATGCTCAGGGAAGGGTTTGATCCGGATATATACACGTATAATTCTTTGATTTCAGGTTTGTGTAAGTTGGGTGAGGTTGATGAGGCCGTGAAAGTTCTCAACCAGATGATTGAGAGGGATTGTTCGCCGAATACGGTTACTTATAACACGATTATTAGTACCTTGTGTAAGGAGAACCAAGTTGAAGAGGCTACAAAACTTGCTCTTGTCTTGACTGGTAAGGGGATTTTACCAGATGTTTGTACATATAATTCTCTTATTCAAGGTTTGTGCTTGAGTCGAAACCATACCGTTGCAATGGAATTGTACAAGGAGATGAAGACTAAAGGGTGCCATCCTGATGAGTTTACCTACAATATGTTGATTGACAGCCTTTGTTTTAGAGGGAAGCTTCAGGAAGCTCTGAATCTGCTTAAGGAAATGGAAGTGAGTGGCTGTGCAAGAAATGTTATAACGTATAATACTTTGATTGATGGGTTTTGCAAAAACAAGAGGATTGCAGAAGCAGAGGAGATCTTTGACCAGATGGAACTCCAAGGGGTTTCCAGAAATTCAGTGACCTACAATACCCTTATTGATGGTCTTTGTAAGAGCGAGAGGGTTGAGGAGGCTTCTCAATTGATGGACCAGATGATAATGGAAGGGTTGAGGCCTGACAAATTCACCTACAATTCTCTGCTTACGTACTTCTGCAAGGCAGGGGACATAAAAAAAGCAGCAGATATTGTTCAAACTATGGCTTCCGATGGGTGTGAACCAGATATTGTCACATACGGGACCCTGATTGCAGGACTGTGCAAGGCAGGTAGAGTTGAGGCTGCAACTAAGCTCCTCAGAACCATtcaaatgaaaggcataaatcTGACCCCACATGCCTATAACCCTGTAATTCAAGCACTATTTAGACGGAAGAGATCGAAAGAAGCCGTGAGACTTTTCAGAGAAATGATAGAGAAGGCTGAGGCTCCAGATGCTGTCACATATAAGATTGTTTTCCGTGGGCTGTGCCAGGGTGGAGGACCAATTGGAGAAGCTGTTGATTTCGTTATGGAAATGCTAGAGAGAGGATATGTACCTGAATTCTCATCTTTCTATATGCTGGCCGAGGGGCTTTTTTCTTTAGCTATGGTGGGAACCCTGATTAAGCTCATAGATATGGTCATGGAGAAAGCAAAGTTCTCAGACAATGAAGTAACCATGATAAGgggtttcctcaagatttcgaAGTACCAAGATGCTTTGGCCACCCTAGGAGGCATCCTGGATAGCAGAAAGCCCAATAGAGCTTACAGATGA
- the LOC7479045 gene encoding arogenate dehydratase/prephenate dehydratase 1, chloroplastic isoform X2 produces MAASHIWVSPLRPHSNVGVSDLGLRRCVDMRCNWDLERLPRWECCCLSVLAQRAITPVEDEKPLIPQVETSEAIDQVQDTQSRGFHKDLNLLPKPLSATDIFSSPRNSAKVRVAYQGMPGAYGEAAALKAYPKCETVPCEEFEAAFKAVELWLVDKAVLPIESSVGGSIHRNYDLLLRHRLHIVGEVQMVVNHCLLGLPGVQKEELKRVLSHPQMVAASGERDSGVIASDRAAEIYGLNILLEKIQDDDDNITRFLILAREPIIPGTDRPHKTSIVFTLEEGPGMLFKALAVFASRDINLTKIESRPQRKRPLRVVDDSNKGSARYFDYLFYIDFEASMAEPRAQHAMAHLQEFASFLRVLGCYATDSAL; encoded by the exons ATGGCTGCTTCTCACATATGGGTTAGCCCTTTAAGGCCTCATTCTAATGTAGGTGTGTCAGATTTGGGGTTAAGGAGATGTGTGGATATGAGGTGCAATTGGGATCTTGAGAGGCTCCCTAGATGGGAATGTTGTTGTTTGAGTGTTTTGGCTCAAAGAGCTATCACTCCTGTTGAAGATGAGAAGCCTTTAATTCCTCAGGTGGAGACTTCTGAGGCAATTGATCAGGTTCAGGACACTCAGTCCAGGGGGTTTCACAAGGATTTGAACCTTCTTCCTA AACCGTTATCTGCTAcagatattttttcttctcctcgaAATAGTGCAAAAGTACGGGTTGCATATCAG GGGATGCCAGGTGCCTACGGTGAGGCTGCTGCGCTCAAAGCATATCCAAAGTGTGAAACTGTCCCATGTGAAGAGTTTGAAGCTGCTTTCAAG GCAGTTGAACTCTGGCTAGTGGATAAAGCAGTCCTCCCCATTGAGAGTTCAGTGGGTGGCAGCATCCACCGCAATTATGATTTACTCCTTCGCCATAGGCTGCATATAGTAGGGGAGGTGCAGATGGTAGTTAACCATTGCCTTTTGGGATTGCCTGGTGTACAGAAGGAGGAATTGAAACGTGTTTTGAGCCACCCCCAG ATGGTTGCGGCAAGTGGTGAAAGAGATTCTGGTGTGATCGCTAGTGATCGTGCAGCAGAAATCTATGGCCTTAACATTCTATTGGAAAAAATCCAG gatgatgatgataatattaCCCGCTTTTTGATACTTGCAAGAGAACCTATAATTCCTGGAACTGACAGGCCCCATAAG ACAAGCATTGTTTTCACTCTGGAAGAAGGTCCTGGCATGCTGTTCAAAGCACTAGCGGTGTTTGCTTCGAGGGACATTAACTTGACaaag ATAGAGAGTCGCCCACAAAGAAAGCGTCCATTAAGGGTTGTTGATGATTCTAACAAGGGAAGTGCCAG GTACTTTGATTACCTTTTCTACATTGACTTTGAAGCTTCCATGGCAGAACCTCGGGCTCAGCACGCTATGGCACATTTGCAG GAATTTGCTAGCTTTCTTCGTGTTCTTGGCTGCTATGCAACAGATTCAGCTCTTTAG
- the LOC7479045 gene encoding arogenate dehydratase/prephenate dehydratase 1, chloroplastic isoform X1 translates to MAASHIWVSPLRPHSNVGVSDLGLRRCVDMRCNWDLERLPRWECCCLSVLAQRAITPVEDEKPLIPQVETSEAIDQVQDTQSRGFHKDLNLLPKPLSATDIFSSPRNSAKVRVAYQGMPGAYGEAAALKAYPKCETVPCEEFEAAFKAVELWLVDKAVLPIESSVGGSIHRNYDLLLRHRLHIVGEVQMVVNHCLLGLPGVQKEELKRVLSHPQALDQCDMILTKLGVVRVSTDDTAGAALMVAASGERDSGVIASDRAAEIYGLNILLEKIQDDDDNITRFLILAREPIIPGTDRPHKTSIVFTLEEGPGMLFKALAVFASRDINLTKIESRPQRKRPLRVVDDSNKGSARYFDYLFYIDFEASMAEPRAQHAMAHLQEFASFLRVLGCYATDSAL, encoded by the exons ATGGCTGCTTCTCACATATGGGTTAGCCCTTTAAGGCCTCATTCTAATGTAGGTGTGTCAGATTTGGGGTTAAGGAGATGTGTGGATATGAGGTGCAATTGGGATCTTGAGAGGCTCCCTAGATGGGAATGTTGTTGTTTGAGTGTTTTGGCTCAAAGAGCTATCACTCCTGTTGAAGATGAGAAGCCTTTAATTCCTCAGGTGGAGACTTCTGAGGCAATTGATCAGGTTCAGGACACTCAGTCCAGGGGGTTTCACAAGGATTTGAACCTTCTTCCTA AACCGTTATCTGCTAcagatattttttcttctcctcgaAATAGTGCAAAAGTACGGGTTGCATATCAG GGGATGCCAGGTGCCTACGGTGAGGCTGCTGCGCTCAAAGCATATCCAAAGTGTGAAACTGTCCCATGTGAAGAGTTTGAAGCTGCTTTCAAG GCAGTTGAACTCTGGCTAGTGGATAAAGCAGTCCTCCCCATTGAGAGTTCAGTGGGTGGCAGCATCCACCGCAATTATGATTTACTCCTTCGCCATAGGCTGCATATAGTAGGGGAGGTGCAGATGGTAGTTAACCATTGCCTTTTGGGATTGCCTGGTGTACAGAAGGAGGAATTGAAACGTGTTTTGAGCCACCCCCAG GCACTTGATCAATGTGACATGATATTGACCAAATTAGGTGTTGTCAGAGTTAGTACTGATGATACTGCAGGTGCTGCTCTG ATGGTTGCGGCAAGTGGTGAAAGAGATTCTGGTGTGATCGCTAGTGATCGTGCAGCAGAAATCTATGGCCTTAACATTCTATTGGAAAAAATCCAG gatgatgatgataatattaCCCGCTTTTTGATACTTGCAAGAGAACCTATAATTCCTGGAACTGACAGGCCCCATAAG ACAAGCATTGTTTTCACTCTGGAAGAAGGTCCTGGCATGCTGTTCAAAGCACTAGCGGTGTTTGCTTCGAGGGACATTAACTTGACaaag ATAGAGAGTCGCCCACAAAGAAAGCGTCCATTAAGGGTTGTTGATGATTCTAACAAGGGAAGTGCCAG GTACTTTGATTACCTTTTCTACATTGACTTTGAAGCTTCCATGGCAGAACCTCGGGCTCAGCACGCTATGGCACATTTGCAG GAATTTGCTAGCTTTCTTCGTGTTCTTGGCTGCTATGCAACAGATTCAGCTCTTTAG
- the LOC7479045 gene encoding arogenate dehydratase/prephenate dehydratase 1, chloroplastic isoform X3 gives MRCNWDLERLPRWECCCLSVLAQRAITPVEDEKPLIPQVETSEAIDQVQDTQSRGFHKDLNLLPKPLSATDIFSSPRNSAKVRVAYQGMPGAYGEAAALKAYPKCETVPCEEFEAAFKAVELWLVDKAVLPIESSVGGSIHRNYDLLLRHRLHIVGEVQMVVNHCLLGLPGVQKEELKRVLSHPQALDQCDMILTKLGVVRVSTDDTAGAALMVAASGERDSGVIASDRAAEIYGLNILLEKIQDDDDNITRFLILAREPIIPGTDRPHKTSIVFTLEEGPGMLFKALAVFASRDINLTKIESRPQRKRPLRVVDDSNKGSARYFDYLFYIDFEASMAEPRAQHAMAHLQEFASFLRVLGCYATDSAL, from the exons ATGAGGTGCAATTGGGATCTTGAGAGGCTCCCTAGATGGGAATGTTGTTGTTTGAGTGTTTTGGCTCAAAGAGCTATCACTCCTGTTGAAGATGAGAAGCCTTTAATTCCTCAGGTGGAGACTTCTGAGGCAATTGATCAGGTTCAGGACACTCAGTCCAGGGGGTTTCACAAGGATTTGAACCTTCTTCCTA AACCGTTATCTGCTAcagatattttttcttctcctcgaAATAGTGCAAAAGTACGGGTTGCATATCAG GGGATGCCAGGTGCCTACGGTGAGGCTGCTGCGCTCAAAGCATATCCAAAGTGTGAAACTGTCCCATGTGAAGAGTTTGAAGCTGCTTTCAAG GCAGTTGAACTCTGGCTAGTGGATAAAGCAGTCCTCCCCATTGAGAGTTCAGTGGGTGGCAGCATCCACCGCAATTATGATTTACTCCTTCGCCATAGGCTGCATATAGTAGGGGAGGTGCAGATGGTAGTTAACCATTGCCTTTTGGGATTGCCTGGTGTACAGAAGGAGGAATTGAAACGTGTTTTGAGCCACCCCCAG GCACTTGATCAATGTGACATGATATTGACCAAATTAGGTGTTGTCAGAGTTAGTACTGATGATACTGCAGGTGCTGCTCTG ATGGTTGCGGCAAGTGGTGAAAGAGATTCTGGTGTGATCGCTAGTGATCGTGCAGCAGAAATCTATGGCCTTAACATTCTATTGGAAAAAATCCAG gatgatgatgataatattaCCCGCTTTTTGATACTTGCAAGAGAACCTATAATTCCTGGAACTGACAGGCCCCATAAG ACAAGCATTGTTTTCACTCTGGAAGAAGGTCCTGGCATGCTGTTCAAAGCACTAGCGGTGTTTGCTTCGAGGGACATTAACTTGACaaag ATAGAGAGTCGCCCACAAAGAAAGCGTCCATTAAGGGTTGTTGATGATTCTAACAAGGGAAGTGCCAG GTACTTTGATTACCTTTTCTACATTGACTTTGAAGCTTCCATGGCAGAACCTCGGGCTCAGCACGCTATGGCACATTTGCAG GAATTTGCTAGCTTTCTTCGTGTTCTTGGCTGCTATGCAACAGATTCAGCTCTTTAG